One genomic region from Prunus persica cultivar Lovell chromosome G3, Prunus_persica_NCBIv2, whole genome shotgun sequence encodes:
- the LOC18782569 gene encoding pentatricopeptide repeat-containing protein At3g02330 isoform X2, with the protein MVARHKHIPLLEALLRWRESESPKGENEASTFQRKPSMRWSAFFVQHVFAFSSAVRKKDLQRNFGLGLKSLYQQTQQPIYSFSTLAQNQTTPTKNFKTFSHIFQQCSHGRAPNPGKQAHARMIVSGFEPTVFVTNCLIQMYVKCGVLEYASKVFDGMPQRDTVSWNTMIFGYAESGNMGFAQSCFDVMPERDVVSWNSLISGYLQNGDYHKSIEVYVNMGNVGVEFDCTTTAMVLKACSVMEEIGLGIQIHCVSVKMGFDIDMVTGSALVDMYGKCKELDCSLRVFRELPEKNWVCWSSVIAGSVQNDQFVKGIDLFKEMQKAGVGVSQSIYASVFRSCAGLSAYRLGTQFHVHAIKTDFLYDVIVGTATLDMYAKCGSMSDARKIFNLMPNRSLQSYNATIVGYARNEHGFEALELFLLLLKSGLGFDEITLSGALSACAVIKGHLEGLQLQALVVKSSLRSNICVANAILDMYGKCGDLFGASRVFDEMVSRDAVSWNAIIAAHGQNENEKETLSFFVSMLRSRMEPDEFTFGSVLKVCAAQHSLNYGMEIHSRIFKSGMGMNLFIGGALVDMYCKCGMMEEAEKIHDRTEEQTMVSWNAIISGFSLHKQNEDAQRYFSQMLEMGAEPDNFTYATVLDTCANLATVGLGRQIHAQIIKHELQLDVYITSTLVDMYSKCGNMQDSYLMFKKAPKRDAVTWNAMISGYANFGLGEDALRIFENMQLENVKPNHSTFVSILRACGHIGQVEKGLHYFRTMRNDYGLHPQLEHYSCMVDIIGRSGQVHEALRLIQDMPFEADDIIWRTLLSICKLHGNVEVAEKAASSILQLDPQDSSTYVLLSNIYAEAGMWGEVSKMRKTMKHSKLKKEPGCSWIEVKDELHAFLVGDKAHPRCNEVYEKLDLLVAEMMRVGYRPEIDALLDEEMEEQELEDKLKISWLPFGNSSSMSW; encoded by the exons ATGGTAGCTCGACATAAACACATACCTCTTTTAGAAGCGCTTCTAAGATGGAGAGAAAG TGAATCACCAAAAGGTGAAAATGAGGCATCTACATTCCAAAGAAAG CCCAGCATGCGGTGGAGTGCATTTTTTGTTCAGCATGTATTCGCTTTTTCGAGTGCTGTCCGCAAGAAGGACTTGCAG AGAAACTTTGGTCTGGGCTTGAAATCTCTTTACCAACAAACACAACAACCCATTTACTCATTTTCTACTCTTGCACAGAACCAAACAACACCCACCAAGAATTTCAAAACATTCTCCCACATTTTCCAGCAATGCTCCCATGGCAGAGCTCCGAATCCAGGAAAACAAGCCCACGCTCGCATGATAGTTTCTGGGTTTGAGCCCACTGTCTTTGTTACAAATTGTTTGATCCAAATGTACGTAAAGTGTGGCGTTTTGGAATATGCAAGTAAGGTGTTTGATGGAATGCCGCAGCGGGACACGGTCTCGTGGAACACCATGATTTTTGGGTATGCTGAGAGTGGAAACATGGGGTTTGCGCAGTCTTGTTTTGATGTTATGCCCGAGAGAGATGTGGTCTCTTGGAATTCTTTGATTTCAGGGTACTTGCAGAATGGTGACTATCATAAGTCTATTGAAGTTTATGTGAATATGGGGAATGTGGGTGTGGAATTCGACTGTACTACGACTGCTATGGTTCTGAAAGCATGTTCTGTTATGGAAGAGATTGGTTTGGGGATTCAAATTCATTGTGTTTCAGTCAAGATGGGTTTTGATATTGATATGGTCACAGGAAGTGCTTTAGTAGATATGTATGGGAAGTGTAAGGAACTGGATTGCTCACTTCGGGTTTTCCGTGAATTGCCTGAAAAGAATTGGGTTTGTTGGAGCTCTGTGATTGCAGGTTCTGTTCAGAATGACCAGTTTGTCAAGGGTATAGATCTGTTTAAGGAGATGCAGAAAGCAGGAGTCGGGGTAAGCCAATCTATCTATGCTAGTGTCTTCAGGTCCTGTGCAGGATTATCTGCATATAGGTTAGGCACTCAGTTTCATGTACATGCTATAAAGACAGACTTCCTATATGATGTGATAGTTGGAACTGCCACATTGGACATGTATGCAAAATGTGGCAGTATGTCTGATGCTAGAAAGATATTCAACTTGATGCCAAATCGTAGTTTGCAGTCATATAATGCAACTATTGTTGGCTATGCTCGAAATGAGCATGGTTTTGAAGCTCTTGAGTTATTTCTGCTTTTGCTGAAGTCTGGTCTTGGTTTTGATGAGATAACATTATCTGGTGCACTCAGTGCTTGTGCAGTGATCAAGGGGCATTTGGAGGGGCTTCAACTGCAAGCATTAGTGGTTAAGAGTAGCTTGAGATCAAATATATGTGTAGCAAATGCCATTTTGGACATGTATGGTAAATGTGGAGATCTGTTTGGGGCCTCTCGCGTGTTTGATGAGATGGTAAGTAGAGATGCTGTGTCTTGGAATGCAATTATTGCAGCTCATGGAcagaatgaaaatgaaaaggagaCACTTTCATTCTTCGTTTCCATGCTCCGCTCAAGGATGGAGCCGGATGAGTTCACCTTTGGCAGTGTTCTAAAAGTGTGTGCGGCTCAACATTCTTTAAATTATGGGATGGAAATCCATAGCAGAATTTTTAAATCTGGAATGGGCATGAACTTGTTTATTGGAGGTGCCCTTGTCGATATGTACTGCAAGTGCGGAATGATGGAAGAGGCAGAAAAGATACATGACAGAACAGAAGAACAAACCATGGTTTCATGGAATGCAATCATATCTGGTTTCTCACTACATAAGCAAAATGAGGATGCACAGAGATATTTCTCTCAGATGTTGGAAATGGGTGCAGAACCTGATAACTTCACATACGCAACGGTTCTTGATACCTGTGCTAATTTGGCTACTGTTGGACTTGGGAGGCAGATCCATGCTCAGATTATCAAGCATGAATTGCAATTAGATGTATACATAACCAGCACTCTTGTCGATATGTACTCAAAGTGTGGCAACATGCAAGATTCTTATCTAATGTTCAAAAAGGCACCTAAGCGAGATGCTGTTACATGGAATGCCATGATTTCTGGGTATGCAAACTTCGGCCTTGGAGAAGATGCCCTTAGAATTTTTGAGAACATGCAGCTTGAGAATGTTAAGCCAAACCACTCCACTTTTGTTTCAATACTCCGAGCCTGTGGACATATAGGACAAGTTGAAAAGGGTTTGCATTATTTCCGCACAATGCGTAATGACTATGGTTTACACCCTCAATTGGAGCATTACTCATGTATGGTGGATATCATAGGGAGGTCAGGTCAAGTTCATGAGGCCCTGAGGCTTATTCAAGATATGCCTTTCGAAGCTGACGACATTATATGGAGGACGCTGCTTAGCATTTGCAAGCTCCATGGAAATGTAGAAGTGGCTGAAAAAGCAGCCAGCTCTATTTTGCAACTGGATCCTCAAGATTCTTCTACCTATGTTCTACtatcaaatatatatgctGAAGCTGGAATGTGGGGTGAGGTCTCGAAGATGAGGAAAACAATGAAGCATagcaaattgaagaaagaGCCTGGTTGCAGCTGGATTGAGGTGAAAGATGAGTTACATGCATTCCTGGTTGGGGACAAGGCTCATCCAAGATGTAACGAGGTGTATGAGAAGCTCGATTTGCTAGTTGCTGAGATGATGAGAGTTGGATATAGGCCGGAAATTGATGCCCTGCTTGATGAGGAGATGGAAGAACAGGAGCTTGAAGATAAGCTCAAAATTA GTTGGTTACCCTTTGGCAACTCTTCTTCTATGTCTTGGTGA
- the LOC18782569 gene encoding pentatricopeptide repeat-containing protein At3g02330 isoform X4, which yields MVARHKHIPLLEALLRWRESESPKGENEASTFQRKPSMRWSAFFVQHVFAFSSAVRKKDLQRNFGLGLKSLYQQTQQPIYSFSTLAQNQTTPTKNFKTFSHIFQQCSHGRAPNPGKQAHARMIVSGFEPTVFVTNCLIQMYVKCGVLEYASKVFDGMPQRDTVSWNTMIFGYAESGNMGFAQSCFDVMPERDVVSWNSLISGYLQNGDYHKSIEVYVNMGNVGVEFDCTTTAMVLKACSVMEEIGLGIQIHCVSVKMGFDIDMVTGSALVDMYGKCKELDCSLRVFRELPEKNWVCWSSVIAGSVQNDQFVKGIDLFKEMQKAGVGVSQSIYASVFRSCAGLSAYRLGTQFHVHAIKTDFLYDVIVGTATLDMYAKCGSMSDARKIFNLMPNRSLQSYNATIVGYARNEHGFEALELFLLLLKSGLGFDEITLSGALSACAVIKGHLEGLQLQALVVKSSLRSNICVANAILDMYGKCGDLFGASRVFDEMVSRDAVSWNAIIAAHGQNENEKETLSFFVSMLRSRMEPDEFTFGSVLKVCAAQHSLNYGMEIHSRIFKSGMGMNLFIGGALVDMYCKCGMMEEAEKIHDRTEEQTMVSWNAIISGFSLHKQNEDAQRYFSQMLEMGAEPDNFTYATVLDTCANLATVGLGRQIHAQIIKHELQLDVYITSTLVDMYSKCGNMQDSYLMFKKAPKRDAVTWNAMISGYANFGLGEDALRIFENMQLENVKPNHSTFVSILRACGHIGQVEKGLHYFRTMRNDYGLHPQLEHYSCMVDIIGRSGQVHEALRLIQDMPFEADDIIWRTLLSICKLHGNVEVAEKAASSILQLDPQDSSTYVLLSNIYAEAGMWGEVSKMRKTMKHSKLKKEPGCSWIEVKDELHAFLVGDKAHPRCNEVYEKLDLLVAEMMRVGYRPEIDALLDEEMEEQELEDKLKISMHNE from the exons ATGGTAGCTCGACATAAACACATACCTCTTTTAGAAGCGCTTCTAAGATGGAGAGAAAG TGAATCACCAAAAGGTGAAAATGAGGCATCTACATTCCAAAGAAAG CCCAGCATGCGGTGGAGTGCATTTTTTGTTCAGCATGTATTCGCTTTTTCGAGTGCTGTCCGCAAGAAGGACTTGCAG AGAAACTTTGGTCTGGGCTTGAAATCTCTTTACCAACAAACACAACAACCCATTTACTCATTTTCTACTCTTGCACAGAACCAAACAACACCCACCAAGAATTTCAAAACATTCTCCCACATTTTCCAGCAATGCTCCCATGGCAGAGCTCCGAATCCAGGAAAACAAGCCCACGCTCGCATGATAGTTTCTGGGTTTGAGCCCACTGTCTTTGTTACAAATTGTTTGATCCAAATGTACGTAAAGTGTGGCGTTTTGGAATATGCAAGTAAGGTGTTTGATGGAATGCCGCAGCGGGACACGGTCTCGTGGAACACCATGATTTTTGGGTATGCTGAGAGTGGAAACATGGGGTTTGCGCAGTCTTGTTTTGATGTTATGCCCGAGAGAGATGTGGTCTCTTGGAATTCTTTGATTTCAGGGTACTTGCAGAATGGTGACTATCATAAGTCTATTGAAGTTTATGTGAATATGGGGAATGTGGGTGTGGAATTCGACTGTACTACGACTGCTATGGTTCTGAAAGCATGTTCTGTTATGGAAGAGATTGGTTTGGGGATTCAAATTCATTGTGTTTCAGTCAAGATGGGTTTTGATATTGATATGGTCACAGGAAGTGCTTTAGTAGATATGTATGGGAAGTGTAAGGAACTGGATTGCTCACTTCGGGTTTTCCGTGAATTGCCTGAAAAGAATTGGGTTTGTTGGAGCTCTGTGATTGCAGGTTCTGTTCAGAATGACCAGTTTGTCAAGGGTATAGATCTGTTTAAGGAGATGCAGAAAGCAGGAGTCGGGGTAAGCCAATCTATCTATGCTAGTGTCTTCAGGTCCTGTGCAGGATTATCTGCATATAGGTTAGGCACTCAGTTTCATGTACATGCTATAAAGACAGACTTCCTATATGATGTGATAGTTGGAACTGCCACATTGGACATGTATGCAAAATGTGGCAGTATGTCTGATGCTAGAAAGATATTCAACTTGATGCCAAATCGTAGTTTGCAGTCATATAATGCAACTATTGTTGGCTATGCTCGAAATGAGCATGGTTTTGAAGCTCTTGAGTTATTTCTGCTTTTGCTGAAGTCTGGTCTTGGTTTTGATGAGATAACATTATCTGGTGCACTCAGTGCTTGTGCAGTGATCAAGGGGCATTTGGAGGGGCTTCAACTGCAAGCATTAGTGGTTAAGAGTAGCTTGAGATCAAATATATGTGTAGCAAATGCCATTTTGGACATGTATGGTAAATGTGGAGATCTGTTTGGGGCCTCTCGCGTGTTTGATGAGATGGTAAGTAGAGATGCTGTGTCTTGGAATGCAATTATTGCAGCTCATGGAcagaatgaaaatgaaaaggagaCACTTTCATTCTTCGTTTCCATGCTCCGCTCAAGGATGGAGCCGGATGAGTTCACCTTTGGCAGTGTTCTAAAAGTGTGTGCGGCTCAACATTCTTTAAATTATGGGATGGAAATCCATAGCAGAATTTTTAAATCTGGAATGGGCATGAACTTGTTTATTGGAGGTGCCCTTGTCGATATGTACTGCAAGTGCGGAATGATGGAAGAGGCAGAAAAGATACATGACAGAACAGAAGAACAAACCATGGTTTCATGGAATGCAATCATATCTGGTTTCTCACTACATAAGCAAAATGAGGATGCACAGAGATATTTCTCTCAGATGTTGGAAATGGGTGCAGAACCTGATAACTTCACATACGCAACGGTTCTTGATACCTGTGCTAATTTGGCTACTGTTGGACTTGGGAGGCAGATCCATGCTCAGATTATCAAGCATGAATTGCAATTAGATGTATACATAACCAGCACTCTTGTCGATATGTACTCAAAGTGTGGCAACATGCAAGATTCTTATCTAATGTTCAAAAAGGCACCTAAGCGAGATGCTGTTACATGGAATGCCATGATTTCTGGGTATGCAAACTTCGGCCTTGGAGAAGATGCCCTTAGAATTTTTGAGAACATGCAGCTTGAGAATGTTAAGCCAAACCACTCCACTTTTGTTTCAATACTCCGAGCCTGTGGACATATAGGACAAGTTGAAAAGGGTTTGCATTATTTCCGCACAATGCGTAATGACTATGGTTTACACCCTCAATTGGAGCATTACTCATGTATGGTGGATATCATAGGGAGGTCAGGTCAAGTTCATGAGGCCCTGAGGCTTATTCAAGATATGCCTTTCGAAGCTGACGACATTATATGGAGGACGCTGCTTAGCATTTGCAAGCTCCATGGAAATGTAGAAGTGGCTGAAAAAGCAGCCAGCTCTATTTTGCAACTGGATCCTCAAGATTCTTCTACCTATGTTCTACtatcaaatatatatgctGAAGCTGGAATGTGGGGTGAGGTCTCGAAGATGAGGAAAACAATGAAGCATagcaaattgaagaaagaGCCTGGTTGCAGCTGGATTGAGGTGAAAGATGAGTTACATGCATTCCTGGTTGGGGACAAGGCTCATCCAAGATGTAACGAGGTGTATGAGAAGCTCGATTTGCTAGTTGCTGAGATGATGAGAGTTGGATATAGGCCGGAAATTGATGCCCTGCTTGATGAGGAGATGGAAGAACAGGAGCTTGAAGATAAGCTCAAAATTAGTATGCATAATGAGTAG